Proteins encoded by one window of Antechinus flavipes isolate AdamAnt ecotype Samford, QLD, Australia chromosome 4, AdamAnt_v2, whole genome shotgun sequence:
- the COPRS gene encoding coordinator of PRMT5 and differentiation stimulator, giving the protein MEPRAAGAEGGEGPAAPEGEPPPLRGAWAQEEKEGPRPRPELESRERPLSPVAVRLAMSDHFYQKKEGDKEEVMRWRPKLVCGAQGMSAREEEDHPEEDDVQDCGDSEEDLNWELEDGMENIVPTEQKAEPPIKEDWDTELIADQGNPYGAEDIHRASIQDFCFWAPRAQQGDMIYDPSWHHPAPLTPHYSKMVFETGQFDDAED; this is encoded by the exons ATGGAGCCGCGGGCTGCAGGGGCCGAGGGCGGCGAGGGGCCGGCAGCCCCGGAGGGAGAGCCGCCGCCACTGCGAGGCGCATGGGcgcaggaagagaaagaggggccGAGGCCAAGGCCGGAGCTGGAGTCGCGGGAGAGGCCTCTCAGTCCAGTGGCG GTCAGGTTGGCCATGTCTGACCACTTCtatcaaaagaaggaaggagataaggaagaggTCATGAGATGGAGACCAAAACTAG TCTGTGGGGCTCAGGGTATGTCTGCCAGAGAGGAGGAGGACCATCCTGAAGAGGATGATGTGCAGGATTGCGGGGACTCTGAGGAAGACTTGAACTGGGAGCTGGAAGACGGAATGGAGAACATTGTCCCTACAGAACAGAAGGCCGAGCCTCCCATTAAGGAAGACTGGGACACTGAGCTGATCGCAGATCAAGGGAATCCGTACG GTGCTGAAGACATCCACCGTGCCAGCATTCAAGATTTCTGTTTTTGGGCACCTCGAGCCCAGCAGGGAGACATGATCTATGACCCCAGCTGGCACCACCCTGCCCCCCTGACTCCCCACTATTCCAAAATGGTCTTTGAGACGGGGCAGTTTGATGATGCTGAAGACTGA